The Nitrospinota bacterium region CAAAAAACAGGCCAGTTCTCATTTATGACGGCGATTGCGATTTATGCCGCCGTTGGATGGGCAGATACAACCATCTGAGTGGGGATCGGGTCGATACCATTTCATCTCAGGAAGCGGCTCACCTGTTTCCTGAAATTTCTCCACAACAATTTCAATCTTCCGTTCAGCTGGTTCAACCGGACGGAGCTGTTTATGAAGGGGCGGAGGCTGTGTGCCTCGCTCTGGCATTTAATTCCACCCACCGTTGGCCTCTCTGGTTGTATCGAAATATTTTTGGAGTGGCTTCGGCGACGGAATTTACCTATCGATTCATCGCCCGGCATCGAGAGTTTTTTAGCCGTTTCACGCGATGGCGCGGGTGATTTTTCAATCGCTGATCAGGGTCATGGGAATTAAAGGGCTTGTTTGTGCTGGATATTTTATTGTCTAATCGGGCGTTAAGTATTCTGAGGAGAGTTCAGGAAACGGATGCGCTAAATGGAATCAGGAGGAGGGGGTATTAAACAGAGGTGTGAAAATTAGTCTGAAAAAAAATCACTCGGTTTTTTTCAAAAATCCCACAAATCCTATCAGAGCCATGACAAAACCAATAGCGCCATATATGTAAACCCCGCCGGCCGTTTTCTCTAAATTTTTCATAAAAAACCCCTGGTTCAATATGAATACCCAGTAGAATAAAAATCCATAGGCCATTAAAGTTCCAATTTTATGTTTGCCGACAATCAGGCAAAGCGCACTCAACGCACAAAATATGGCGATCTGACTCAAAGGAATCGTTAGGTTGAGATTTGATAGAAAACCAAATGATTGGTCGACGGTATCCATAATTCTTCCTGTGTGAAGTTCGTATCAATTTATAACGGCAGATGACTTCTTGGAGCTATCTACCTCCTTATTTTACAATATATTAACAGTTTAATCTCGAAAAAATAATTTTCCGCTTTGATTATTTTATAAGGTCCGGTTTTTTTGATCCCTCCCCCCTCTATGGAAAATTGGTTTTGCCTGATGTATTTTAGGGCAGAATGAAAAATCCCTGATTCATTCTTAGGCACAAAACTCCTTTTCATTTCATCGCCTGTCCCCGGTCGGCTAAGAATAAAGGCCTTACAGGGGTGGCTCCTACATGGCACGAAAATTGTAATTCTTCCAGTCTTGGAGTTAAAAAATCCGTTTTGAGAATTTAAAGAGGAATTTGAGTTGAATAAGATTGAGCGCATAAAGTTGGAAAAGGACGGTTTGGACATTAAACATGACCTTCGTCGCTTTGCTGAAGAGGGGTGGGAAGCCATCAGTGAAGACGATGTCCAACGCTTGAAATGGTATGGGCTGTTTCTAAGGAACCCGACTCCGGGCTTTTTCATGCTGCGGGTGCGGATTCCAAACGGACATACGTTTTCCTATCAGATAAAAGTTCTGGCTCAGATTGCTCAGGGTTTTGGTAACGGAGTCATCGATATCACCACCCGCCAGCAGTTGCAGATACGTCATTTAAAAATAGAAAACATTCCTGAAGTGTTTGAACTGCTGGAAATGATCGGCCTTACTTCTGCCCAGACGGGCCTGGACAATGTGCGTAATATCATGGGATGCCCTGTGGCTGGCATTCACCCTAAAGAATTGTTGGACGCGTCACCAGAGGTTATGGCTTTGACGGAGCATATTATTGAAAACCGGGAATTCACCAACCTGCCCAGAAAGTTCAATGTCGCGATCACCGGTTGCCCCGACAATTGCCTGCATGCGGAAACTCAGGACTTGGCTCTGGTTCCCGCAAGCAAGGAAGAGAACGGAAAGCCGGTTTTGGGATTTAACGTTCTGGCTGGCGGAACACTGGGTTCAGGGGGATACCGGGTGGCTTCCTGTCTGAATATTTTTGTGATGCCTGATGAAGTGGTGGAAGTTTGCGCCGCAGTGATACTGCTATTCAGGGATCATGGCAGTCGCGAGAACCGGGCCCAGAACCGCTTGGCCTTCCTGCTCGATGAGTGGGGAGTCGATCGATTTCGCGCTGAATTGGAGAAAAGAATTAAGCGGCATCTTCAGTATGCCGAAAAGGAAATGAGGAATGCGCAAATCTCGGAGCATATTGGGATTTACCGGCAAAAACAACCGTCGATGAATTATGTCGGATTAAAAATTCCCGTGGGCCGCATCCAGGGCAAAAAGCTGGAACAGGTGGCGGTATTGGCGGAGCGTTATGGCAACGGCGAGATCCGCATATCCCCTGCGCAGGCTCTGATCCTTCCGAACGTATCGGATAAAAACCTGGGTGACCTTCTCGAGGAACCTCTCCTTAAGGAACTGGATTACCATCCTTCCAGCATCATGCGGGGCCTGGTGAGTTGCGTGGGCAGTGACTATTGCCATCTGGCGGCCATTGAGACCAAGGGGCGGGCACTGGAAGTCGCAACAAAACTGGAGAAATCTTTAAGCGACACGTCCCCCATCACCATGCACTGGTCCGGTTGCCCGGCAGGGTGCGGCAACCATTTGGTCGCCGATATTGGCTTGCTCGGCAAAAGGATTAAATTCAAAGGTCAGGTAGTGGACGGGGTGGATATTTTTGTGGGCGGGCGGGCCGGGCCCGATCCCAAGCTGGCGGTGAAGATCATGGAAAATATTCCCTGCGATCTTTTGCCCGGAGTTTTGGAACAAATCATTCCCTACCACACTCGTGAAAAGATGCATCGGGTCAAGGGGCAAAGGAAAAGAAAAATTGTGGGAAAAAAAACGGAGGAATCGGTTCGCTCTGAAATTCCCATTCCCCAAAAATCTTTATAAACGCTTCATACAAAACAGGAGGGTTTTTCTGTGTTTGCAGAAGAGATAAATAAAATCACAGAGGTTGCGGAAAATAAAATCCAATACATGCAACGGTCTCCCTTGGGTTACGTGCTGTTATCTGCCTTGGCAGGCATTTATCTGGGATTTGGGATTGTCTTGATTTTTTCGGTGGGGGGGCCTATTGCCGCAGGCGGTGGGGAGGCTTACCTGAAACTTATCATGGGCGCGTGTTTTGGAATCGCCTTGAGCTTGGTGATTTTTGCCGGATCTGAATTATTTACCGGAAACAACATGGTTTTTGCGGTGGGCCAACTGAGCAAAAAGGTGGGGGTCCGTTCGATCCTGATTTTATTTGCCCTGTGTTTTCTGGGCAATTTGCTGGGTTCGGTGTTTCTTGGCTGGCTGGTGGTTAGCGGTGGCAGTCTGACGGGGGACGCCCAGGCGCTGATCCTGAAAGCATCCGCTATGAAAATGAATCTGGGGGCGACAGAAGCTTTTTTACGGGGGATTCTTTGCAACTGGCTGGTTTGTCTTGCGGTCTGGGTATCCCTCAGAACCCAGAGCGATACGGCCAAGCTGATCATGATTTTCTGGTGCCTGTTTGCCTTCATTGCTAGCGGATTTGAACACAGCATCGCCAATCAAAGTTTATTGAGCATGGCGATGTTTCTTCCGCATGGGCCGGAAATTTCGCTGGCGGGGTTTTTTCATAATCAATTGTTTGTGACCGCCGGCAACATGGTGGGCGGGGGCATTATGGTGGGCAAGGTTTATTGGTTCACAGTGACGGATTTTAAAGGCAAGGAAACGCCTGAAACTGCAGTTGCTCTTCATCCTGCGGAAAATCAGGAATAGTTTCCGCATCCGATTTTCTGTATCTTTGGGAGATTAGGGATAATTTTTCATTGAAAGGGAACATCGGATGGCGCAACTGGAAGACGAGTTCGGGGATATTTTGCAAAAAGCGCGGGACGGTAAATCCTGGTCGCAAAATGATTTGGCACGGTCGGTAGGCATTTCCCCGGATGCCATTCGCCGGATGGAGAGCTATGAGTACATCCCCGATGACACCGTCCTCCTGAAAATAGCCGATGCCCTGGATCTGCATGGGCCTTCTCTCGTTGTGATTGCTAAAGAGGCCTGGGTTCCTAATGCAATTTCTCCAGATCCGGGTCCCTTTGAACTGATTTGTCTTAACGTGTTCATGGGAATGTATCCGGTGACGTGTTATCTGCTGATTTGCCGGGATACCCGGGAAACCGCGATTATCGATACCGGGGCCAACCCTGATGTGGTCATCAAAAAAGCCGTAGAACTGAACGTCCGTCCTTCAAAAATTCTGCTCACGCATTCGCATCCCGATCATGCCGCGGGGCTCAGTGTTTTGGACCGGGAATATGATTGCCCGACGTGGATCGATAAAAAAGAACCGCGTCCTTCCGGTAGTCGCGATCTTCGCACTGTCGCCGATGGCGAAATCCTCCCGTTGGGAAACCTGGAAATTAAAATTTTAGCCACTCCGGGCCATACTCAGGGAGGGGTTTCGTACCAGGTCGGAGAATCCATTTTTTCCGGGGATTGCATATTTGCGGGGTCGATGGGCCGGGCCAACGCTTCCTGGCCGGGGCTGTTTCAATCAATCACCACCCGCCTGCTCACGTTTCCGGACCACTACCGCCTGTTTCCAGGGCACGGCCCCGCCACCACAGTGGGGGAGGAAAAGCGGCACAACCCTTTCTTTTATGGCAAGGTTTCAGAATAAAAGATTTATCTTCTTAGGGTTGCGGATTGTCTGCCAAAGCCTATACTTTGCGTATGGACCCGGAAAATGTCAATTACCATTATTGCGATGATCTCCCCACCAAGCCATTGCCGGCAAACACCCGGGTTCTGGTAACAGGGGCCAACGGCTACGTCGGCCACCGCTTGATTCCGGAACTGATTTTCCGAGGTTATATCGTCCGCTGCATGTTCCGCCGTAAAACCATGCCTGCCATTTTGGTTCACCCGAGAATTGAAGTTGCCTACGCCGATTGCCATGACAAGGATGAATTGCGGGCGGCGTTGAAGGACGTTGATTATGCCTATTACCTGATTCACAGCATGCGCGGTAAAAATAAGCTGTTTAGAGAAAGGGATAAACAGGCCGCCAAAAATTTTCTTGAAGCGGCGGAGGAAAATGGGATCAAAAGGATCATTTACCTGGGCGGATTGGGTGAGACGAACGAGCGATTGTCTTCGCATCTTAAAAGCAGGATGGAAGTCGGAAGCATATTGTCCAGCGGCACCATTCCGGTGATTCGCCTTAGGGCGGCTATCATTCTCGGAACCGGGAGCGCTTCCTACGAATTGTTAAAATCTCTGGTATCCCACAACCGCTGGATTCCATTCCTGACTGAATTTGACTCCAAATGCCAGCCGATTGCGGTGCGGGATGTGATCAAATATCTGGTCGGCGTCCTGGAAACCGACAACCTGACTACCAAGGCGTACCATATAGGCGGAAAGGACATCTTGTCCTATACCGAACTTGTCAAGCGTTTCGCCAAAATTCTCAACAAAAACGTCCGACTGTTTGAAGTTTCCTGGGTTCCCCTGCCAGTGGGCTTGATGTGCCGTCTGTATGCCTACTGGCTTCATCTTTTTAATTCCGTTCCGGTTAATATTTCTTATCTCTTGCTGCATAGTTTGAGAACCGATGTCCTCTGCACGGAAAATGACATTTACAAGATACTGCCCTTTGAACCCCTGGATTTTAATACAGCAGTGGAATGGGCGCTTAAAAAGGAAGAGCAATCCCGCGTGTTTTCTCATTGGAGCGATGTTTCCCCCGAGCGAATGAAGGATCTGATGCCCCTTTGCGAGTACGAATCCGCTAATTTTATGATCGATGAACATTCGATAAACATCTCCGCGCCGCCGGATACGGTGTTCCCTCTCATCTGCCGTGTAGGCGGAAAGCATGGCTGGATCGCCGCCAATTTATTGTGGAAAATCCGTGGGGCCGTAGACAGGATGTTGGGCGGTCCCGGTTTGAACCGGGGGCGAAGGGACGATAACCAATTACGCGAGGGGGATTCTGTAGATTTCTGGAGAGTGGAAAAACTGGAAGTGAATAAGGAATTGCTTCTACGGGCAGAGATGTTATCCCCCGGCCTGTCCTGGTTGCAATTTTCGCTCATTCCGCAGGGGACCGATAAAACGAAACTGACCCTCAGGGCGCATTTCATTCCTCAACCGCTTTGGGGAAATCTCTACTGGTTTTTAATGGCGAAATTTCACGATTATATTTTTAAGGGGATGCTGTCTTATTTTAGGAATGAGGCGGTCAATGCTCGCAGGGGATCACTGGTCCCCAAACCTTCCCATGATGCATCAACTCATCCCTGACCTTACATTTTATAAAACAGTGCACGACACCAGGAAAAGAGACGTTTGTTTGAACAAGCTCTGGATTGGCGCCGGAACGGTGGCGGGGAATAATTTTGTTGCCCTGCATACCGTTATGATATGCTTTGTGTTTGCTTGAAAAAGTTTTGTAAGAACTAATAAAAGTTTGTCTATTTTGATATTTTTGAGCCGCTATAAGCGACCAACCATCCGTATGAAAAAACTTCTCCCTTATGGTTTATTGATTCTGGCTTTTCTACTTGCCGGGTGCCCCGAACCGAAAGTTCAGGAAAAAATGCCTCCCCTTTTTGTGCTTTCCTTTGCCACGGAAGCGGGAGCCGAGCCTTCGTTTTTGATCACCGACGATTTTAACCGCGACGGAATACTGGATCTGGTGGTGACCAACAGCGGCGATCATACCTTTTCATTTTTCAAGGGAAATGGAGACGGTACGTTTAAAGACCAGACCGTGTTTGCCACCGACAGGGACCCCATTTGCATCGTTGCCGCCGATTTTAATCTCGATGGCTACCTGGACCTGGCAGTGTTGAATTACGAAGATCAGAACATTCAGATTTTCATGAACACCCGCCTGGGAAGTTTTCAAGATAGCGGTGTCAAAATGAATGTGGGGAAGATCCCGATCAATTTAACGGCGGGAGATTTCAATGAAGATGGGTTTCCCGACCTTGCCGTCACCTTGCGTTTTCACAAGGTGGTGACCCTGATGGGCAAGGGCGATGGAAAATTTGACGACCCGAAAAGCATGCCGGTGAGAGGTCAGCCCACGGCGCTGGTTCTGGGGGATTACAATCACGACAAGCATGTGGATATCGCCGTTGCTCTTGCGGGGTCCGGGAATAGAGGGGTGCAGATTCTTTGGGGCAAAGGCGACGGGGCGTTCAAGCCTTCCAAACTTTTTAAAGGCGGCGGTCAACCCCTGACCATTGTCAATCTCGATGTTAATGGCGACGGCTATGGCGATCTGGTAACGTCCAGCAATGTCCTGCATGCGATGACGGCGGTCATCAATAATGGCGACGAGACGTTCCGAACGCTCCGGGATTTTGCATCGGGCAGTTTCCCCAAGTTTGTGGTGGCGGCGGATTTCACCGGAGACGGGCTCATGGATATTGCGGTTTCCAACTCGACGGATGACACCATCTCCGTTTCCCTGGGCAAGGGAGATGGAACCTTCACCTACCCGCCCATTTACCATCGGGTCGATGAATACCCGCAGGGGATTGTCACCGGAGATTTTGACGGCGATGGCTTGATAGACATCGCGATCGCCTGCCGCGATAAAGGCAAGATCGATATTCTGCTCAAGAAGAACATGGTGAACCCCAATCCCAACCCGCCGGAAACGCCCAAAACGACTTGATGTTTTTATGCTTAACTCCTGCCCGACAATCAGCTATCGGACGATCGTACTTTTCGGAGGTGCAACAGAATATGCTGTAAAGGAGGTTTTATGGGGTGTGATATAATTCTCAAGCTATCAATAGTAACCAAAATAATAATTGTTAGACGATACTTGAGGTCTAAGTGAACCGACTACAATTTCAAGAACTAACCAAGCTTCGTCAAAGAGAAGCCTATGCTCTCTTGTCTAATCGTTTGTATTCTGGTGCCTATTACCTAATGGGGTACGCTATCGAATGCTCATTAAAGGCTTGTATCGCAAAACAAACGAAACGCCACGATTTTCCAGATAAAAATGAAACAATCCAATCCTACACACACAATTTACAACAACTCATAGGGCTCTCTAGTTTGTCTGTTGCTCTCAAAAAAGCTACGGAATCAAATCGTGAGCTCCAAAACAATTGGTTAGTAGTCAAGGATTGGAAAGAAGATTCACGATATAGACTAACGATTACTGCTTTAGAGGCTAAA contains the following coding sequences:
- a CDS encoding DCC1-like thiol-disulfide oxidoreductase family protein yields the protein MKSKNRPVLIYDGDCDLCRRWMGRYNHLSGDRVDTISSQEAAHLFPEISPQQFQSSVQLVQPDGAVYEGAEAVCLALAFNSTHRWPLWLYRNIFGVASATEFTYRFIARHREFFSRFTRWRG
- a CDS encoding ferredoxin--nitrite reductase, yielding MNKIERIKLEKDGLDIKHDLRRFAEEGWEAISEDDVQRLKWYGLFLRNPTPGFFMLRVRIPNGHTFSYQIKVLAQIAQGFGNGVIDITTRQQLQIRHLKIENIPEVFELLEMIGLTSAQTGLDNVRNIMGCPVAGIHPKELLDASPEVMALTEHIIENREFTNLPRKFNVAITGCPDNCLHAETQDLALVPASKEENGKPVLGFNVLAGGTLGSGGYRVASCLNIFVMPDEVVEVCAAVILLFRDHGSRENRAQNRLAFLLDEWGVDRFRAELEKRIKRHLQYAEKEMRNAQISEHIGIYRQKQPSMNYVGLKIPVGRIQGKKLEQVAVLAERYGNGEIRISPAQALILPNVSDKNLGDLLEEPLLKELDYHPSSIMRGLVSCVGSDYCHLAAIETKGRALEVATKLEKSLSDTSPITMHWSGCPAGCGNHLVADIGLLGKRIKFKGQVVDGVDIFVGGRAGPDPKLAVKIMENIPCDLLPGVLEQIIPYHTREKMHRVKGQRKRKIVGKKTEESVRSEIPIPQKSL
- a CDS encoding formate/nitrite transporter family protein, giving the protein MFAEEINKITEVAENKIQYMQRSPLGYVLLSALAGIYLGFGIVLIFSVGGPIAAGGGEAYLKLIMGACFGIALSLVIFAGSELFTGNNMVFAVGQLSKKVGVRSILILFALCFLGNLLGSVFLGWLVVSGGSLTGDAQALILKASAMKMNLGATEAFLRGILCNWLVCLAVWVSLRTQSDTAKLIMIFWCLFAFIASGFEHSIANQSLLSMAMFLPHGPEISLAGFFHNQLFVTAGNMVGGGIMVGKVYWFTVTDFKGKETPETAVALHPAENQE
- a CDS encoding MBL fold metallo-hydrolase; its protein translation is MAQLEDEFGDILQKARDGKSWSQNDLARSVGISPDAIRRMESYEYIPDDTVLLKIADALDLHGPSLVVIAKEAWVPNAISPDPGPFELICLNVFMGMYPVTCYLLICRDTRETAIIDTGANPDVVIKKAVELNVRPSKILLTHSHPDHAAGLSVLDREYDCPTWIDKKEPRPSGSRDLRTVADGEILPLGNLEIKILATPGHTQGGVSYQVGESIFSGDCIFAGSMGRANASWPGLFQSITTRLLTFPDHYRLFPGHGPATTVGEEKRHNPFFYGKVSE
- a CDS encoding SDR family oxidoreductase, which encodes MSAKAYTLRMDPENVNYHYCDDLPTKPLPANTRVLVTGANGYVGHRLIPELIFRGYIVRCMFRRKTMPAILVHPRIEVAYADCHDKDELRAALKDVDYAYYLIHSMRGKNKLFRERDKQAAKNFLEAAEENGIKRIIYLGGLGETNERLSSHLKSRMEVGSILSSGTIPVIRLRAAIILGTGSASYELLKSLVSHNRWIPFLTEFDSKCQPIAVRDVIKYLVGVLETDNLTTKAYHIGGKDILSYTELVKRFAKILNKNVRLFEVSWVPLPVGLMCRLYAYWLHLFNSVPVNISYLLLHSLRTDVLCTENDIYKILPFEPLDFNTAVEWALKKEEQSRVFSHWSDVSPERMKDLMPLCEYESANFMIDEHSINISAPPDTVFPLICRVGGKHGWIAANLLWKIRGAVDRMLGGPGLNRGRRDDNQLREGDSVDFWRVEKLEVNKELLLRAEMLSPGLSWLQFSLIPQGTDKTKLTLRAHFIPQPLWGNLYWFLMAKFHDYIFKGMLSYFRNEAVNARRGSLVPKPSHDASTHP
- a CDS encoding VCBS repeat-containing protein, with product MKKLLPYGLLILAFLLAGCPEPKVQEKMPPLFVLSFATEAGAEPSFLITDDFNRDGILDLVVTNSGDHTFSFFKGNGDGTFKDQTVFATDRDPICIVAADFNLDGYLDLAVLNYEDQNIQIFMNTRLGSFQDSGVKMNVGKIPINLTAGDFNEDGFPDLAVTLRFHKVVTLMGKGDGKFDDPKSMPVRGQPTALVLGDYNHDKHVDIAVALAGSGNRGVQILWGKGDGAFKPSKLFKGGGQPLTIVNLDVNGDGYGDLVTSSNVLHAMTAVINNGDETFRTLRDFASGSFPKFVVAADFTGDGLMDIAVSNSTDDTISVSLGKGDGTFTYPPIYHRVDEYPQGIVTGDFDGDGLIDIAIACRDKGKIDILLKKNMVNPNPNPPETPKTT
- a CDS encoding DNA-binding protein, coding for MNRLQFQELTKLRQREAYALLSNRLYSGAYYLMGYAIECSLKACIAKQTKRHDFPDKNETIQSYTHNLQQLIGLSSLSVALKKATESNRELQNNWLVVKDWKEDSRYRLTITALEAKDLYKACTSRKNGILPWIKKQW